ATCTCCTTCATACTCTCAAGTCGTTTCTATCTCCTTCATACTCTCTTCAATTCCTTACACCTTTATAAAAGTTATTTTGGCCTATagttttatcttataaaataacatattcCATCTCTAGTGCATTTGCCCTTTCTAACTCGCATCACACATTCTCAAGGTTCATGATTTGTGTGATACACGTAAATTTCTCTTCTCATTAGTAATTGCTTTTTCTTTGTCTAGTTCTCTAAGTGGAGTTACTAAAATGTGGGAGATGCCTCAAGTTACAGACAAGATTGCTGTCTTGAAGGACCACAAAGAACGTGCAACCGATGTAGTGTTCTCCCCTGTGGATGATTGTCTAGCAACTGCTTCTGCTGATCGATTTGCAAAGTTGTGGAAAACTGTTGGAACGCTCCTACAAACTTTTAAAGGCCATTTGAATCGTCTTTCACGTGTTGCCTTTCACCCATCAGGGACATACCTGGGAACCACCACCTTGCACGTGTCTAGTTCTCTAAGTGGCGTTACCAAACTGTGGGAGATGCCTCAAGTTACAAACAAGATTGCTGTCCTGAAGGACCCCAAAGGACGTGCAACTGATCTAGTGTTCTCCCCTATGGATGATTCTCTAGCAACTGCTTCTGCTGATCGAACTGCAAAGCTCTCTACTTACTGATATTGCAGAGAAGGTTCTGCTCTAACCTCGGGATGTCCAACCATGCGATTAAAGCTGCTCAGGAAGCTGTGCAAAAATCTGAGGAATTTGACATAAGGTACATTTCAATTATTTCTCCCCAAATATTCGTGACCAAGATGGACATAGCAGAACTGAAAGATCTTTATTTGGGATCTTGCAGGAGGAGTCCTATATCAATAGCGGCAGTGGTCATTTATATCATAACCCAGCTTTCTGATGACAAGAAGACTCtcaaaggtttttttgttttctttctttttcctggCGCATTTATTCGAGTAAAGAGTTGAAATCATCTATGTAAATACTTCTGTAGTTCCTTTCCTAagtgtatattttctttttctaagtttttcAATCTTCTGTTTCATCTGCTCTTAACTTTGGTTCTAATTTCTTGCATTCTGTTTACCAGATATGGCCGGATTGAAAAGAAGAACTCAAGTTAGTTACCGCGGGATTGAAGATGTCTATTTCCTCATGAGCACAATTTAGATCACCCGTCAAGATCACAGGCTTAGACTTCTCCAGCTCCTGTAAATGCAAAAGGTTCATTAAGCTTGTgtaacacatacaaaaaaataaagaaattccACTAGAAAGTATCATACTTTGATGTAATTGCTGAGGGTTCGATCCCATTCTTCGATCCTGTATGACTTGAAAACCCACAGGATCCATTcgttaaaattaaaagaaaacgaatAATCTGTCAACCATAGAAACCAGTAAATATGAGGAGTACCAGTCTTTTTAAGCCATCTCCGGAATTAGGGACATAAGTATTAATTAAGTAGAAGGAGTCAAATTCAGCAGTCACAATGCGTCCTTCCATGTCATGATCTGATCCAGATAGATCGGTACCATATCTAACTGAGAGTGGTTTTATCTGTCAAAAGACCAAACTGATTAAAACACAATGTAACTTAACATATCAGATCAAATGGACATTAACTAACATATAAGCACATTCTTCTGTTACCCGTGAGATTATTGCAGTTCCAGAGTAACCAAGTTTTGAGATGCTACAGGACCAAAAACTATGATCATAGCCATCAATAAGAGTTTTCTTAATATCCTCAACATCCTTCATCTGTCATAACATTGATCGATATCTTCAGTACAAGATATATCGAACTTGGTTATGTTTGAAAATATAGAGCAGAAACAACTTAAGAAGGGCCTAAAATTATGACCTGGAGTTTAGTCTCCTGCAAGCACAAGACATCAAAGTTTTCTCTTTGGGCAAGCTGCAGAGCAGAGAAGCTCTCTAATTTCAACAATGCTCTCAATCCATTAACATTCCAAGTCATAACCTTCACATGCTTGGTTCCCTCTGGTAGAGAGGGAGGTCTCATTGTCTTCGGGTTATAAGCTTTGCAGTCCTTCTGAGGCTTCTTATGAGCAAGTACAGTCCACGGTTCACTCTGACTCGGGGATGATATAATTTCTTCGGTTTTCAGAACTTCACTCGAGATAGTTGatgatgcttcttcttttgaCTGAAATTGCAACTTACCTAGGAAATTTTAAGCacacaaaatgttttaaaatactCTATATAGATGTTGGTATATATTACATAGAATTCGTTTAGGTTAACACGTGACAAACCTGTTTTCGTCAATGATTTCTGTTCTTTAGAGATTGCTTTAGAAGAAACTTTAGCTTTCAAGTTTTTCTCAGTACACTGCtttactctcttctcttctctccgtTTTCAATGCCATAAGCATCAGAGTTAATGCAGTCATCTTCAGCAAGCTCTTCCCTGTTTCTGATCTACATATTAGTGTATTACAAATTTTGCAAAACATATGCCATCTAGATTTTGTGTATggactaaaactaaaactatgTGTTCTCTCTACAGTGTTGGGGTTTCACTTGTTGGAGGCTAGCCCGACTTGTGTTGCTGAACTTGTCTCAGAGGATGTTCGTGGAGTTGCAATACCGCCACAGATTTGTATTTAAGTTTgttcgtttttatttataatgggaGGGTTTCTCCCTTttgttctaccaaaaaaaaaaaaaaaactaaaatgcacatattaataatctttataaGCAAGATTTGAAAGCTACTAAAAAGTCAACAGAATCAGAGTCAAGAATCTGGACGATAAGcccaaaaatattcaaaagctTCGAGCCACCTTCTCGTACAAGTCACGAGGCCAGTTCCGGTGTGTGTTGCTTGCAAGAAACCCAGCAATCTGCGGATAGCGATCAGAGGCTCAAGTATCATGACTTTGtaataaaccaaaaccattttTGTGAATTTGTTAATAAATGTACCTTGGATCTCATGGCACGGATCGATCCATCAGTGTCAGGTACATTGTCCAAACACGTTAGTGCAACTTTGAGCAGGTCCGGGACACAAGTCTGGAAGTAAGGTGATGCACTCTGGAACACATCAGCTGTTGCATCGGGCACTCTTGGATCGAGATGAAGGAATGGAAGTCTTGCAATTTCCCTTAAAGCATCCAGATGATTGCCTAATCTACCAAACTTGTGGATTGATAGTATCGCCTCAAGCTCTCTCAGTATGGTTTCTTGTTCCATCACTCGATCTCTTTCCTGGGGACTGTCAGTGGcagaataaaaacaaatcccCTGAGCACATTTTTAACTTGAAGCAAAGTAGTTTTCTAGCCTGAAAAATAATATACCTGACTTCAGGGTAATATTTGTAAGTCTGAAGAATGTCGTTCCCCGCGAGTATGAGCCCTGTTGTTCGGCTTTCACCATCCAACCTTCCACGGGCGAGAGAACAAATGGCTTCAGAAAGACACTTGTTTATAGTCTCCAAGGCAGCCGAAAATGCACCGACTCTCTTCTGTATTTCTATGGACTGGGAAAATGAAAACCATGGTGAAAATTCTATAAAAGACTTAGGCTCCAAACAATGTTAGATGAGAAGTTACTTACTTTGTCATATAATCCAGCTTCCTGACATTGATGCGCAGCTTCAACCAAGAACTGCTGTCGCAATCTAGAATCAGTAAAAAACCTTCCAAGCTGACCTTCTTCACCAGAACCTCTTTCCCCAAGCATAAAGTAAAGGCCACCTTCTCGAAGCAGAATCTCAGTCAGTAGCTGCTTCAGCATTAAGTTTCTCTGCCTCTGTTGATCCATATCACTTCTTCCAGACCAAGCTAATTGCCCCCCACCTACAGTAGCAGCAGCTTGTGCATAGTACTCTACAGTCATTTGGAAATCTCCATGATGCAAAAACATTGACCCATATTGCCTTATCATGCTAGATGCCTCAGCATTAGGATCCATCACACTTAGTTTGTGGCCAGTCCCAGAGCCTTCTGATAAAACGGAATGGTCCACTAGACAAATAGCTATATGAATAGCATCGATATTGTACcctccatctcctgcttctTTGGATAAGTGCATGATAGCTGGTAGCAACTGAATGCTGAGAAGCAAAACATATGGATATACCAAGGGGTCTTTACCATTCTTCGTGTAGTATGAAGGCTCAAATTTATTGAGATAGGCCTGAAGATCATCTAAACTGTACGGTGCAAGGCCATCATTCAGGACCACAGATGAAGATCCACCAGTGACGTCCCTTATGCATGATAATTTGAACCATAAGAAATCTTCAATTGTGTTGAATAGTGTAGACAGATCCCTCAGTATGCGCTCAATTTGCCTACGGGAGCCAGAAATGATGGTGTAGAGTAAAAGTTTCTTCTGCATGTTGACTGATTTTCCGCGAGTTACCTCAGCACCAGGAGTATCATAAGCGTCCTTAAAACACATAGCAGGCTgtacaaaaagtcaaaactagGATCAGTAGAAAGCACACCCAAACAGTCAATATGAGGGTAGCCAGTTAAAATGGCTGCTGCATAAGAGGTAGAGTGCATACCGAACAAAAAGTTATAACAATTCTAGCTTGACTTCTTACAGTAGTTAGGGGAAATTAATAGTTTTCAGCTAGACGTATCGACAGTAATTCAAGGAAAGTGAACTAGTACTAAGTTTTAAGTCAAGGTATAGGAAATCCTTACTCTAAATGGCAAGCCTCGTTCTTTTGAAGTGTTAAGTTTCTTCACAACCTCTCCATAGATGTATGCCTTTTTCTCATGAATGGGTATGTTAGCCAGAGCCACAAGTTCTTTGCCTGGTATTGAGGACACTCGAGGACTTGAAGCCACCGGCACTAGTTGACCAGCATGAGCCTCTCTGCTTGTATCAGTGAAATTCGTTTTAGGTAGCATTGATATTCTGCTGAGGCTCTGAAGGAAGTCNNNNNNNNNNNNNNNNNNNNNNNNNNNNNNNNNNNNNNNNNNNNNNNNNNNNNNNNNNNNNNNNNNNNNNNNNNNNNNNNNNNNNNNNNNNNNNNNNNNNNNNNNNNNNNNNNNNNNNNNNNNNNNNNNNNNNNNNNNNNNNNNNNNNNNNNNNNNNNNNNNNNNNNNNNNNNNNNNNNNNNNNNNNNNNNNNNNNNNNNNNNNNNNNNNNNNNNNNNNNNNNNNNNNNNNNNNNNNNNNNNNNNNNNNNNNNNNNNNNNNNNNNNNNNNNNNNNNNNNNNNNNNNNNNNNNNNNNNNNNNNNNNNNNNNNNNNNNNNNNNNNNNNNNNNNNNNNNNNNNNNNNNNNNNNNNNNNNNNNNNNNNNNNNNNNNNNNNNNNNNNNNNNNNNNNNNNNNNNNNNNNNNNNNNNNNNNATATGTAACGAAAGAGCTGATTCCAAAACTTTTGTATAATATACTAAGATCTAAAGTAGACCTACCAGTGGTGCAAATTGCTGAGATGACCGAGTTGAGCGAGCGATTTCTCTAGCCTCCTCATAATACCCAGTTCGCAAGCAAAAATATATCTGTAGTTTGAGAGATAAATATTACTCATTTCACGTCCGCAATGTAAATATCTATTTCTCAATCATATGGTTATGAAAAAGTTAATAATTCAAAGCACGAGGGAAATAATCCAAAACCTGTTGCCAAGTAGTATCAACAGGAGGCTGCCTACGAGCATCAGCTGAATCGAAATCTAAAATACCATAGTCTCTCAAACGAATCTGCACagtatagtaaacaaaaaatgagaaagcTAAACAGCCCTATGAACGTTTTCTATGTGTTAAGCACTTTTATGTCTGGGAGACTTACCCGAAGAAATGCACGAATTCTTTGCAAATTTCCAACAGATCCACCAAGAGCAGCCTAGacaggattaaaaaaaaaacaagagacatGTTAGAATGATTACCAACACTCTTGAAATAGGATTGAAAAATCATGGAACTTTTTAGACAGCATCCAACCATTTCAAGAAGATGGTAATCAAAATATGCATTGACATATTcgtacacaaacaaaaacaactaaagaaaaaacGAGAGAGAAATGAATACTTGTGTCGGATGACTCTGAATTGTGTCCATTATATATTTCTCATGCCCACGTTGTAAATGATGTCTTGCACCTATCGCGAGGGACATCCTCTTCGAAACACCCTGGCGAACTGCTGAATCTTCACCTGTTATTGCCTGgaaattttttgtcaacaatcaGAAATCATTTGTATAAATTTAGAAAGCTAGGCAGAAGATAACGATCAGTCAAATATCCTTAAAGAGTGGTTGGCTGAAAGATATAGTTTCCGGTCAAAAGATTACCTGAACAAGCTGCCAGATTTTCTGCATGTTGACTGATTTCCCGCGAGTTACCTCAGCACCAAGAGTATCATAAGCGTCCTTAAAACACATAGCAGGCTATACAAAAGTAACAACTGGGATCAGTAGAATGCACACCCAAACAATCAATATGAGGGTAGCCAGTTTTAATGGCTGCTGCATAAGAGGTAGAGTGCATACCGAACAAAAAGGTATAACAATTTTAGCTTGACTTCTTAAAGTAGTTaggaaaatgaatatttttcaGCTAAAGTGAACCAGTACTAAGTTTTAAGTCAAGGTATAGGAAATCCTTACTCTAAATGGCAAGCCTCGTTCTCTTGAAGTGTTAAGTTTCTTCACAACCTCTCCATAGATGTATGCCTTTATCTCATGAATGGGTATGTTAGCCAGAGCCACAAGTTCTTTGCCTGGTGTTGAGGACACTCGAGGACTTGAAGCCACCGGCACTAGTTGACCAGCATGAACCTCTCTGCTTGTATCAGTCAAATTCGTTTTAGGTAGCATTGATATTCTGCTGAGGCTCTGAAGGAAGTCgcgtttttcttttctccaatcCTCCTGCCAAGTCAAATTCACATTCAATATTTAGCATCCAAACCCTCTACTATATCTTGTCACTAAGCAAATCATCCATAACCATGAAAAGTCTCTTTAAAGATTATTGATTGCATAGTACAAATGTACAATTGACAACTTTTAAGTaggaaacaacaaaatatgCGCCTCTGTAATGAGTTATCAATCTTTCTATGCAAAAGCATAACGAGAAGAAACCAAATACTAGGAGGAAAAAGAAGTAACGAATAAAGTTAAAGTGGAAATACGGATAGCAAGAATACAAACCTCCAGCACTTTCATCATGTAGTCATTAAAGCTTCGAACATTATCCTTTTGGGCTTCCTGTATAGCTGATACCATAGCCATTTCATgaacctaaaacaaaacaataaacaacaCACATCATAATGGCCATGCATCGCCAAGACAATCAatctatattataatatatgtagTAAACATCCGAGAAACAGAAGTACCNCTATATCTTGTCACTAAGCAAATCATCCATAACCATGAAAAGTCTCTTTAAAGATTATTGATTGCATAGTACAAATGTACAATTGACAACTTTTAAGTaggaaacaacaaaatatgCGCCTCTGTAATGAGTTATCAATCTTTCTATGCAAAAGCATAACGAGAAGAAACCAAATACTAGGAGGAAAAAGAAGTAACGAATAAAGTTAAAGTGGAAATATGGATAGCAAGAATACAAACCTCCAGCACTTTCATCATGTAGTTGATAAGAATGAATACGTAATCTTTATTTCTTATCTGAAGGATACAATGTTTATAACGGAATGAGCCTCCGGGACATCACCGGATCAATAACTCGATTCCAGAGCAACACATACGTCGCTAACAATCACCAAACAATGCATAAAACTGAATAACGAACAGAGTAAAGTCTTATATACAATCTTAGTCACGTGCTCCTTCCTCTCCTACGCTTCAGTCGCACGTGTCTTCTTCCTTGTGTACACTATGTATGGCTTATCAGTAGTCATTAAAGCTTCGAACATTATCCTTTTGGGCTTCCTGTATAGCTGATACCATAGCCATTTCATgaacctaaaacaaaacaataaacaacaCACATCATAATGGCCATGCATCGCCAACCAAGACAATCAatctatattataatatatgtagTAAACATCCGAGAAACAAAAGTACCTGTTGCAGGTATTCTTCAACGCTCGTCGCCTCAGCaggaaacacatcctcaaatgtTGTCTTTGAAGAGTATttaaaaacggaaaaaaaaaaattaaaaaaaacatcacataATGGCCGAAGAAATTAATCACATTTGAAACGCAGACGGCGAGCTGACAGATGTGTAAGCAAGAAAGCAAGAGATGATGAATTCGtttgcaaaaaacaaaactacttaTTCTTATCTCAAGGCAAAAAACACAAAGTAATCCTTCAAGCACATGATAAGCAGAATCAGCTAAGATGGAAAGAtagaataagacaaatattcaCCTTGAGCTCAAAAGATTTAAGATCACGAGCTAGTTGCTCTGCATTAATTCCCTCCCGTGCGAGTAGTCTGCATttaccaacaacaaaaaccaaaaaatacaaCAGAATCAACACTTGGTTGTAGACACTAGCTACTCCCATTTGAAAAGTTGAGCAATGAAGGAACGTTTCAATTGTTTTGAAATCTCCCACCCAAATTAGCACTCGGCTTTTAacatattcaaaacaaaacaacaactgattgaaaatataaaactgaaGGTGAAGGGGATTTACCTAGTGGCAGCAATAGACTGAGAAGGAGCTTCGTTCCTTAGGGTTTTAGCTTTTAGCTTCTTCGATAATGCTTCCAACTGATCTAAATTTCTCTGATAGCGACACAGACACATATCAATCTTCCTAATCTTAACTGTTGAAACATCTTAACTTCTGGAGAAACCAGTCGGTCGGaggagaaagggaaaaaaaaaacagcggAAAGAACCTGAAGAGGAGGAAATTGAGAAGAAGGAGCAGCTTGCTCCAGAAGCTTCGACGAAGAATGGAGAAGATCAGTCCAACCACTCATCTCTTGGTCGTTCGCCATTGATTTTGGATTCGAGGCTTCCAACTAAACTACGCAGTCGgagaagagacaaagagagagggTTTTCGAGATTTAAAACCTTTTTcgctttaattttattttaatttgtttttatgtttttactctTTCATGACGAAATATATTACCAGTTTACCACTAGTGTGATTTTACTTTTTACCCACACCAGTAAACTGAATTTTGAGCCATTGCCTTTCAATTtctggggttttttttttttctattcaattTGCTTTGTAAACTTCACCGATTAAATTTTTGTGGTTTAGCTATTTTAGCTTGTATTTTTAAGTTAAGCAGCCAATGAAATAAGACAATTTCTAATTTAAAAGCGACACAAAGAATGCTCTTTGTTTGGTCTAGAGGCTTAACAAGTCAAAACGTAGCATTGGCGTTTAAAGAGGCAACATGAGTAAAATGATACACTTGTATGGCGGCGACTCAACAATTCGTGGCTTTACTCGCCGTTATACGACGATATGGAACTAAGAGTGagaacaaaatatttcttaccataaaaatagtaatattcttttttttccatgGTTCTTTAAACGCATTACAAGAATCTTATAGCAAAAGGGACTCCAAATCGATTTGAAAAAGACCAATAGCCTCTCTACTAGAGAGGGACAATTGCTTTTGCATCTTCCTCAATATATGGATTTAATATAAGATAGGTTCTCTCTATTGCATGCATaatagaagaataaaaagaaagatcttCAAGGACTTGAGAGGTTTTTGAGATCCTCTTCCTTGGCATACCAGCTTGGTGCTATCTTTGACAGATGTGGATACAAGTCTTTGTATGAATTCCTTATTGTCCCTTCTGCTACTCCTGTCGCTGTCGATATGTCTGCATCATCCCATGTAATTTAATCAGTCTAAAggtttttgatgatttcaaCTCTATACTCGAATAGATGcgccaagaaaaagaaagaaaactaacaaaCCTTTGAG
The sequence above is drawn from the Camelina sativa cultivar DH55 chromosome 4, Cs, whole genome shotgun sequence genome and encodes:
- the LOC104782652 gene encoding U4/U6 small nuclear ribonucleoprotein PRP4-like protein isoform X1 produces the protein MVLRMIQQLYNYKLPPPLKRLGSSLGDDSPLIRCYVKILSTCSLSGVTKMWEMPQVTDKIAVLKDHKERATDVVFSPVDDCLATASADRFAKLWKTVGTLLQTFKGHLNRLSRVAFHPSGTYLGTTTLHVSSSLSGVTKLWEMPQVTNKIAVLKDPKGRATDLVFSPMDDSLATASADRTAKLSTY
- the LOC104793076 gene encoding nuclear pore complex protein NUP93A produces the protein MANDQEMSGWTDLLHSSSKLLEQAAPSSQFPPLQRNLDQLEALSKKLKAKTLRNEAPSQSIAATRLLAREGINAEQLARDLKSFELKTTFEDVFPAEATSVEEYLQQVHEMAMVSAIQEAQKDNVRSFNDYMMKVLEEDWRKEKRDFLQSLSRISMLPKTNLTDTSREVHAGQLVPVASSPRVSSTPGKELVALANIPIHEIKAYIYGEVVKKLNTSRERGLPFRPAMCFKDAYDTLGAEVTRGKSVNMQKIWQLVQAITGEDSAVRQGVSKRMSLAIGARHHLQRGHEKYIMDTIQSHPTQAALGGSVGNLQRIRAFLRIRLRDYGILDFDSADARRQPPVDTTWQQIYFCLRTGYYEEAREIARSTRSSQQFAPLLQSLSRISMLPKTNFTDTSREAHAGQLVPVASSPRVSSIPGKELVALANIPIHEKKAYIYGEVVKKLNTSKERGLPFRPAMCFKDAYDTPGAEVTRGKSVNMQKKLLLYTIISGSRRQIERILRDLSTLFNTIEDFLWFKLSCIRDVTGGSSSVVLNDGLAPYSLDDLQAYLNKFEPSYYTKNGKDPLVYPYVLLLSIQLLPAIMHLSKEAGDGGYNIDAIHIAICLVDHSVLSEGSGTGHKLSVMDPNAEASSMIRQYGSMFLHHGDFQMTVEYYAQAAATVGGGQLAWSGRSDMDQQRQRNLMLKQLLTEILLREGGLYFMLGERGSGEEGQLGRFFTDSRLRQQFLVEAAHQCQEAGLYDKSIEIQKRVGAFSAALETINKCLSEAICSLARGRLDGESRTTGLILAGNDILQTYKYYPEVSPQERDRVMEQETILRELEAILSIHKFGRLGNHLDALREIARLPFLHLDPRVPDATADVFQSASPYFQTCVPDLLKVALTCLDNVPDTDGSIRAMRSKIAGFLASNTHRNWPRDLYEKVARSF
- the LOC104782652 gene encoding U4/U6 small nuclear ribonucleoprotein PRP4-like protein isoform X2, whose protein sequence is MVLRMIQLYNYKLPPPLKRLGSSLGDDSPLIRCYVKILSTCSLSGVTKMWEMPQVTDKIAVLKDHKERATDVVFSPVDDCLATASADRFAKLWKTVGTLLQTFKGHLNRLSRVAFHPSGTYLGTTTLHVSSSLSGVTKLWEMPQVTNKIAVLKDPKGRATDLVFSPMDDSLATASADRTAKLSTY